The DNA region ATTGCAGATATTTTATTTGTCTATATTTTTAGAGATTATGGAATCTCCAATTGGGCGGATATATTTTATCTTGCTTCTTTCTTACTTCTTGCTTATTCGATTGTAAGAGAGAGTTTGCTCCATATTTCTAAATGATTATTAAAAGAGGGGGATAAAATGAGAAAGATTTTAATAATTTTTTTAATGGTTTTGCTTTTCACCATCATTTATGCTCAGGAAGATGAGAAGGCAATTTCAGAAAAATTTATCTATCTTCTTGTAAGTGGTAGGTATGAAGAGGCAAGAGATTTTTTCGACCCTTCTGTAAAATCTATGATTTCTGTTGAAAAATTGGAAGAATTATGGAAATCCCTTGAAAAACAAGTGGGGGATTTTAGGAGCATATTAGGATATAGGACGGAAGGATCAGGAGTATATAGAATAGTTTTTGTTACTTGCGAGTTTAATCTTATGGATGTGGATATAAGGCTTGTTTTTGCTAATAAAAAAATAGTGGGTATGTTTTTCCAGCCTGCGCCTCCTCGCAAGTCCTATACTCCTCCATCTTATGTAGATGTTAATTCTTTTGTAGAAAAAGACATTAAGATTGGAAAAGAATTTTCTCTTCCTGGAAAACTGGTAATTCCGAAGGGAAAAGGTCCTTTTCCAGTAGTTATTTTAGTCCATGGGAGTGGACCCAATGATATGGATGAAACCATAGGGCCCAATAAGCCTTTTAGGGATATTGCTTGGGGACTTGGAACCTTAGGTATAGCAACCTTAAGGTATGATAAAAGAACAAAGATTTACCCAGAAAAATTTAGTGAATATAAAGATGGGTTTACAGTTTGGGAAGAGGTAATAGAGGATGTACTTTTTGTTATAGAATTTTTGAAAACTCAAGAAGAGATTGATAGTAACAAGATATTTATCTTGGGGCATAGTCTTGGAGGAATGCTTGCTCCAAGAATTGCAACTTACACCAAAGATGTAACAGGATTAATAATAATGGCAGGTCCTACAAGATCTCTTGAAGACTTAATTCTTGCTCAAACAGAGTATCTCTTTGGTATTGATGGAACTATTGATGAAAAAGAGAAGGCTCAACTTGAGATTATAAAAGGTGAAATTCAAAAAATCAAAGATCCGGATGTTTCTAAGAAATATCCACTAAGTTTTATGATTCTTGGAGCGCCTGTAAAATATTGGGCAGATCTTAAAAGTTATGATCCTGTTCTTACCCTTTCAAGCTTAGAGATTCCTGCATTAATTCTTCAGGGAGAAAGGGATTATCAAGTAACTTTAAAAGATTTTGAAGGGTGGAGCAAGCTTTCTCCTTTTGAGAGAATTACTTTAAAAACCTATCCTAAGCTAAATCATCTATTTATGGAAGGAGAGGAAAAAAGCATTCCTCAAGAGTATTATGTGGAAAGCCATATTCCTGAGTATGTGATAAAAGATATTGCCAATTGGATAAAATCATTTTAGGGGGAGGAAATTACTCCTCCCCTTTATGCCTTTCTTATCCATACCTGCATAGGACCCTGTTCTCTATTTGCCCATGCATAATAGGGTATTAAGGTAAATTCTATCTCAATTCTTTTTGAGTTAAGGACCTTTTTAGGTAGGTATAAATTCTTTTTCCACAGATCCTTCTCAGGAATATATCCTTTTCCTTTTATAGTTACGACTCCTTTAAGTATTTCCGAATATATTGGGACGAGGTCTTTTTCTATATCTACTTCTAAATCACATATAGGGAAATTGTTATCTATTTGCTCTATGCAATAAACAATAGGGCCTCTTTTTACCGCAATTTTTCCAATATTGTCTTTTACTTTTGGATTAGAAACTATAATTTCTGGCTTCATATCTAAACTTATTCTTATATTATCTCCTTTTTTCCAATCCCTTTCTATCTTTGCATAACCATTTACTATTTGTGGTTCTTCATCTTTATGGTTTACAAATATGGAATATCCTTTTGCCCAACCAGGGACTCTTAAAAAGAGTGAGAAGTGAGCATCACTATTTATTGTTATATCAATCTCTCCATCCCATGGATAATTGGTTTTTACTTCCATTTCTATAATACTGTTATTCCATTCAATTTTGGCTTTATTGGGTGTATATAAATGAAGCCATATACCTTCATAAGATTTTGTGTACACATATCCTGGAAGGCTTGCAATAAGCCTTGCAATGTTAGGAGGACAACAGGCACAGGCAAACCATTTTTGTCTTCTATGCTTTCCATTATCAGCAAGAGGATTTACATAAAAGTAATGCATACCGTCCAAGGAGATTCCTGAAAGTAATCCATTGTAAAGGGTTTGTTCCATGATATCTGCAAATCTACCTTCGGGTATGGCAAAGAGCATTCGGTAGTTCCACATGAAGCTTGCAATGGCTGCACAGGTCTCTGCATAAGCTGTTTCATTGGGAAGCTCATACTCTTCTCCAAAGGATTCTCCTTCGTATCTTGCTCCAGCACCTCCTGTGATATACATCTTTCTTTCAGTAAAGTTTCTCCAAAGTCTCTCTAAGGCATTTAGTATGGAGATATCACCAATCTCTAAGTAGAGATCTGTAGCTCCACAGTTTAAGTAAAGGGATCTTACTGCATGACCTACTATCTCATCCAAATCTCTAAAAGGCTTATGATCTATGTGATATAAATCTCCTCCGACAAGACCTTTTCCTCTTTCATCTATAAAGAATTTTGCTAAATTTAAGTACCTATAGTCTCTTGTTTCTAGGAAAAGTTCCACAAGTGCCATCTCAATTTCAGGATGTCCACTAGTACCTTCTCTTTTCCCAGGACCAAAAACCGAGTCAATATGATCTGCAAACTTTATTGCTACTTCAAGTAGATTGGTTTTCCCTGTTGCTCGGTGATGGGCTACAGCTGCTTGAATAAGATGTCCTGCGCAGTATAACTCGTGCATATCCTTAAGGTTTGTCCATCTTTCCTTTTTTCTTTCAAAGGTAAAATAGGTGTCTAAATATCCATCCTCATCTTGAGCCAATTTAATCTCTTCAATTACCTGATCCAATAGTTTGTCTAAGTCGTCGTCCCATTCCCATATTAAAGTATAGGATACTGCTTCAATCCATTTATAAACATCAGTATCGTTAAAGAAAAACCCAAAATAATCTCCTTGGGTTTTCCCTGCAGCTCTTCTAAAATTAAAAAGCCTTTGAGTCTGCTCCAAAAGTTCGTATTGGGTTGGTATGGTGATTTCTTTTATGGTTCTTAATCTTTCTGCAAGAAGCCCATCGGTAAAGCTTACTTCTGATATGGCTACAGGGAGTAGCTTTGAATAGGGACTATTTGTGGTATTTATAATGAAAGTATCGGGCATAGTTTTACCTCCTTATCTTATTAACGATACCTTTTTTCAATCTCTTCTTGCCAGATTTTGTAAAACCTATCAATTAATAAACTGATTTTGTTTAGATCTTTATTTTTTATAGCTTCAAATAACTCTCGATGATAAGAATAAGTTTTTTCTGCGAATACTGGATTCTCTTGTGGATCAATCCATGAAAGATAAATATTTTTTAAGCCATCTAAAAAACTAAACAGGAATTTATTATTAGAAAATTGGTAAATTGTACTATAGTAATTCCAAATTTCTTCTAAGCCTGAATCCCCTCTTCTTATTGCTTCTTCAAGAGTTGTTAATAACTTTTCCAGTCTACTAAGTTTTTCTGGATCGATATTTTTTAATGTTTCCTCAATTGCTAATTTTTCTAAAACTTTTCTTACTTTTAATGTCTCTAATAATCTCTCTTTTTCTTGTAAATCAATATGCAAGACTAAATAAGAAAAATCTGGCCCTAAGGGATTTTTAATGAATATTCCACTCCCTGGCTTTACTTCTATTAAATTTAGCCCCTCCATTACTCTTATGGCCTCTCTGAGTAGAGGCCTGCTTACTTTAAGGGCTTTTGAGAGATCTCTCTCTGAGGGCAGTCTATCTCCAACCTTTAAATTTTGAGAGTTTACATATTCCATAATGGCTTTTATTATACTTTCTGTGAGCTTTGTTCTTGTTACAGGCTTCATTTTAAACCTCCTTTAAATGTTTTCTTACTTGATGTCTGAGAATATTCTGCTTCTGGAATAAGTGTGAATTCTACTGTGCATACTTTATAACTACAACTTCTGCTGATGGACTTACAAAAACTAAACTAACAATGAGAATCAAAAGAATTAATAATACTCTTTTCATCTTTGATCCCCCTTCCTAAAAGTTTACTAAAAAGGAAATTTTTAATTTCACCTCCTTATTGGTAAAGTGGTCATACCACTTTAGGTTTAAGTATACCTTAAAAAATTTTTTTTGTCAAGAAAAGGAATAAAGAGAATATTTAGGAATGTGAACTTCTCACAGAGCTAAAAAGGGGCAGTTTCAAAACGTATTGCAGAATACAAGTATTTTAG from Dictyoglomus turgidum DSM 6724 includes:
- a CDS encoding DUF3887 domain-containing protein, with the protein product MRKILIIFLMVLLFTIIYAQEDEKAISEKFIYLLVSGRYEEARDFFDPSVKSMISVEKLEELWKSLEKQVGDFRSILGYRTEGSGVYRIVFVTCEFNLMDVDIRLVFANKKIVGMFFQPAPPRKSYTPPSYVDVNSFVEKDIKIGKEFSLPGKLVIPKGKGPFPVVILVHGSGPNDMDETIGPNKPFRDIAWGLGTLGIATLRYDKRTKIYPEKFSEYKDGFTVWEEVIEDVLFVIEFLKTQEEIDSNKIFILGHSLGGMLAPRIATYTKDVTGLIIMAGPTRSLEDLILAQTEYLFGIDGTIDEKEKAQLEIIKGEIQKIKDPDVSKKYPLSFMILGAPVKYWADLKSYDPVLTLSSLEIPALILQGERDYQVTLKDFEGWSKLSPFERITLKTYPKLNHLFMEGEEKSIPQEYYVESHIPEYVIKDIANWIKSF
- a CDS encoding glycoside hydrolase family 127 protein, coding for MPDTFIINTTNSPYSKLLPVAISEVSFTDGLLAERLRTIKEITIPTQYELLEQTQRLFNFRRAAGKTQGDYFGFFFNDTDVYKWIEAVSYTLIWEWDDDLDKLLDQVIEEIKLAQDEDGYLDTYFTFERKKERWTNLKDMHELYCAGHLIQAAVAHHRATGKTNLLEVAIKFADHIDSVFGPGKREGTSGHPEIEMALVELFLETRDYRYLNLAKFFIDERGKGLVGGDLYHIDHKPFRDLDEIVGHAVRSLYLNCGATDLYLEIGDISILNALERLWRNFTERKMYITGGAGARYEGESFGEEYELPNETAYAETCAAIASFMWNYRMLFAIPEGRFADIMEQTLYNGLLSGISLDGMHYFYVNPLADNGKHRRQKWFACACCPPNIARLIASLPGYVYTKSYEGIWLHLYTPNKAKIEWNNSIIEMEVKTNYPWDGEIDITINSDAHFSLFLRVPGWAKGYSIFVNHKDEEPQIVNGYAKIERDWKKGDNIRISLDMKPEIIVSNPKVKDNIGKIAVKRGPIVYCIEQIDNNFPICDLEVDIEKDLVPIYSEILKGVVTIKGKGYIPEKDLWKKNLYLPKKVLNSKRIEIEFTLIPYYAWANREQGPMQVWIRKA
- a CDS encoding FadR/GntR family transcriptional regulator — encoded protein: MKPVTRTKLTESIIKAIMEYVNSQNLKVGDRLPSERDLSKALKVSRPLLREAIRVMEGLNLIEVKPGSGIFIKNPLGPDFSYLVLHIDLQEKERLLETLKVRKVLEKLAIEETLKNIDPEKLSRLEKLLTTLEEAIRRGDSGLEEIWNYYSTIYQFSNNKFLFSFLDGLKNIYLSWIDPQENPVFAEKTYSYHRELFEAIKNKDLNKISLLIDRFYKIWQEEIEKRYR